Proteins encoded by one window of Dreissena polymorpha isolate Duluth1 chromosome 11, UMN_Dpol_1.0, whole genome shotgun sequence:
- the LOC127850679 gene encoding uncharacterized protein LOC127850679 isoform X1 has protein sequence MATGSLSSVPKCLRMVEDFSCTCCLEQNLTESADIYCEQCLRFYCKKCVILHSQLFTKHMTCGREDIKKWPVSKAVEDFLRKCEVHADESLTQFCHDHGQLCCSACVGTIHSQCSKVTQISELTNSQPIGLEGMSVELETVLGEIKTLQISQKASIQSLQKTYKEHSAVMIEQMRGNLNTYIDECDNSSVGTSGGNEQYLKEEMCRSALSILNEFDNITAKELNEMKDEVISIKGSVTSSIHKCTSVHNDLSQFHEIVQKIGDHKQLCLIASIKCKHIIQQALTLLGKSSKVFNVQSITKHNVRIPSDKGVCYISGICVLPDGQVLVVDWNNQNVKLLNQQYQVVSHWDVNAGPLDICLITPSEVAVAVNTSNIHEVQFITVNQGKLVSGRKFQLQHECRGIGHHQGDLFVTSGQELYKYTLNGKQLCSLYEDRSFKYTVNRCAVSPTGDRLYITNWHHDKLLTLARDGTLLATYSDPALYGPRGLHVTPAGQVLVCGELSSNVLQVGWEGESKLATLATQKDGVRSPRSVCYSSTTSSIIVGQRWDDTILVFRVE, from the exons atggCAACAGGTTCATTGTCTTCGGTTCCAAAATGTTTGCGTATGGTTGAAGACTTTTCTTGCACATGTTGTTTAGAGCAGAATCTTACGGAATCTGCAGACATTTATTGTGAACAATGTTTaaggttttattgtaaaaaatgtgttatcctGCATAGtcagttgtttacaaaacatatgacATGTGGAAGGGAGGATATTAAGAAATGGCCAGTTTCTAAGGCGGTGGAAGATTTTCTCAGGAAGTGTGAGGTGCATGCGGATGAATCACTGACACAGTTTTGCCATGACCAcggtcagctgtgctgctctgcatgtgttggaacaattcacag ccagtgcagtaaagtgacccagatttcaGAGCTTACCAACTCGCAACCCATTGGCCTGGAGGGgatgtcagtggagctggaaactgtcctgggggaaattaaaaccctgcagatcagtcagaaggccagcattcagtcattgcagaaaacatacaaggaacatagtgcagttatgatagagcaaatgcgtggcaatttaaatacttatatagatgaatgtgataatagttctgtgggtacatcaggcggaaatgagcaatatttaaaagaagagatgtgtaggagtgCTCTCTCTAtcttgaatgaatttgataatattactgcgaaggaactaaacgagatgaaagatgaagttataagtattaaagggtcagttacaagttctattcataaatgcaccagtgttcacaatgacttgtcacaattccatgaaattgttcagaaaattggagatcataagcagctctgccttatagccagcataaaatgtaagcatataatacagcaggcactgACTCTGCTGGGAAAGTCAAGCAAGGTGTTTAATGTCCAGAGTATTACtaagcacaatgtgagaataccaagtgataaaGGTGTATGTTATATCAGTGGCATATGTGTTCTTCCCGATGGGCAGGTACTGGTTGTAGACTGGAATAATCAGaatgtcaagctgctgaaccagcaataccaggtggtgagtcactgggatgtgaaTGCTGGGCCATTGGACATTTgtttgatcacacccagtgaggttgcagtggctgtgaatactagtaacatacatgaggtccagtttatcactgtcaaccagggaaagcttgtttctggcaggaagtttcagttacaacatgaatgtagagGTATTGGCCATCACcaaggagacctttttgtcacctctggtcaagaactgtacaaatacacGCTGAATGGCAAACAGCTCTGCAGTCTCTATGAAGATAGGTCATTTAAatatacag taaacaggtgtgctgtgagtcccacaggggacaggctgtacatcactaACTGGCACCAtgacaagcttctcaccctggccagggatggcacactcctggctacatactcaGACCCAGCACTATATGGCCCacgtggtctacatgtgacccctgcaggccaggtgctggtctgtggagagCTGTCCTCCaatgtactacaggtgggctgggagggagagagtaagctggctacgctggctactCAGAAGGATGGAGTGAGGAGCCcacggtcagtctgctacagcagcaccacatcatcaaTCATTGTGGGACAGAGGTGGGACGACaccatcctggtgttcagagtggaatag